A single region of the Vanessa tameamea isolate UH-Manoa-2023 chromosome 18, ilVanTame1 primary haplotype, whole genome shotgun sequence genome encodes:
- the LOC113401012 gene encoding chaoptin-like — MMTMKNLICIILTVYQIVINYSHCEFLDDQRGCHSDENICVTKMYCVDYVEFHQMKIGRSVSHECYDSIYFRNNHYVPIWLYYKIYEKKYNILEELDHFQTHLLSVLDITFNNYETVPTIYSLPNLELLNVSHNEIITAKLYNKYDLVSLKEIDLSYNEIKIIDDNQNDYYIYSGLKKIWLSHNELSYLPDTTFHKFYDLELLDLSYNFITNITQLTFDGINHLKILKLSNNGIVDINSSLFRFNKLVELYLNNNKLENVLVRDFKYLNELEILNLSDNYIVNIEKNVFNNLSSLKQIDLSGNLLTVIGKSIFYTNIFLNSINLSANELTEIPTYLFQAESISFFAIQKNNIQGSLKKGTFVGLKFNTRLDISYQSITSIEDLAFLGLDSLKELLLNNNIIRSLSNKSFKTLKSLLKLDLSFNLITQIDFDKTDLFNLQSMLLHDNHIIQIKKDYFESLPNLQFLDLSQNNISKIDIQSFQALERVSNILINKNPIIGNLEAETLKGLNSVPMLDLSHTLLNVIMNASFDDMIHLSYLNISHSKVKELQYNTFLNTGNIEILDLSYNEINEFSLNSTSLVNLKQLLLNNNNIITLFGDIFKGMPLLNKILLSHNLIKSVDDETFKYQKYLMYLDLSFNSNIQLNASILKEAKLLETLILSGSMSNRTLKEFGDISQLTNLEVSHSYINNLSNIGLNKIEKLQFLDLSYNNMTQLETGVFAGMDEIYSIDISYNQLNIIEPGVFKDNHMLNSLNISHNNLLVISYGVLHGLIGLRVLDISYNFISDLEAERFYAVANLEELIVDHNRITDISIEKFGSTTIKKLSIGDNPLSCDKVYNLIKHSVKPLVITALRYVKIKEENLFGITCIPNQKYSLYKNANISQKTHGDNNFNVLTEIRDILLNLNVDKGRSEERKPKNDNIYNDTQLLKVLSIDYATKITELSNGTLELNEKQENTNKLLDRILKVVVAMNSLNRRISAPVEFNVTSENFVNYINQLRQDFDNAMILDKEKILAEVDKRIILINKRIESVITGIPSVPQNEKMTSNIEPKSSIFVETCVAFILLILVCIVLYKAYKSRFYVPRRRSISTRNISDAMDTSNV, encoded by the exons ATGATGaccatgaaaaatttaatat gtaTAATCTTGACAGTATatcaaatagtaattaattattctcattGCGAATTTCTTGATGATCAGCGTGGATGTCATTCAGATGAGAACATATGTGTTACTAAGATGTATTGTGTTGACTACGTGGAATTTCATCAAATGAAGATAGGACGTAGTGTTTCTCATGAATGTTATGactcaatttattttagaaataatcatTATGTGCCTATTtggctatattataaaatatatgaaaaaaaatacaatatcctAGAAGAGCTAGATCATTTTCAAACTCATTTACTTTCCGTTTTGGatattacatttaacaattatGAAACAGTTCCAACTATTTATAGTTTGCCAAATCTAGAATTGTTAAATGTGTCACACAACGAAATAATTACTgccaaattatacaataaatatgatcTAGTTTCTCTAAAAGAAATAGATCTTTCTTATaatgagataaaaataatagacgataatcaaaatgattattatatttatagtggaTTAAAAAAGATCTGGTTATCTCATAACGAACTATCATATTTGCCTGATACCACATtccataaattttatgacttagAGCTTTTAGATTTgtcttacaattttattaccaatataACTCAATTGACATTTGACggcataaatcatttaaaaattttgaaactgTCTAATAATGGAATTGTTGACATAAATTCGTCATTATTCCGTTTTAATAAACTCGTAGAactatatcttaataataataaacttgaaaATGTTCTGGTtcgagattttaaatatttaaatgaacttgaaatattaaacttaagcgacaattatattgtaaatatagaaaaaaatgtttttaataatttaagttctCTAAAACAAATCGACTTGAGTGGTAATCTTTTGACAGTTATaggaaaaagtattttttatacgaatatttttttaaacagcaTTAATCTGTCTGCGAATGAACTAACTGAGATACCAACATATCTTTTCCAAGCAGAATCTATATCATTTTTtgctattcaaaaaaataatatacaaggGTCTCTAAAAAAGGGTACATTTGTAggtttgaaatttaatactaGATTAGATATCAGTTATCAAAGCATTACGTCCATCGAAGATTTAGCATTTTTAGGTCTCGATAGTctaaaagaattattattaaacaataatatcataAGATCGTTgtcaaataaatcttttaaaacccTTAAAAGCTTACTAAAGTTAGATTTATCATTCAACCTGATTACTCAGATAGATTTTGACAAAACTGACTTGTTCAACCTTCAATCGATGTTATTACATgataatcatattatacaaatcaaaaaAGATTATTTCGAGAGTTTACCAAACTTACAATTTTTAGATCtatcacaaaataatatatcaaaaatcgATATTCAATCGTTTCAAGCATTGGAACGTGTTAGTAATATACTAATTAACAAAAACCCAATAATCGGTAATTTAGAAGCGGAAACTCTAAAAGGATTAAATTCCGTTCCAATGCTTGATTTATCTCATACATTGTTGAATGTTATAATGAATGCATCATTTGATGATATGATACATTTGAGTTATCTTAATATATCCCATAGCAAAGTAAAGGAATTGCAGTATAACACGTTTTTGAATACCGGAAACATTGAAATTCTTGATCTGtcttacaatgaaataaatgaattcagTTTAAATTCGACAAGCTTAGTAAACcttaaacaattattacttaataataacaatataattacattgtttGGTGATATATTCAAAGGTATGccattactaaataaaatattattatcgcaTAATCTTATTAAATCTGTAGATgacgaaacatttaaatatcaaaaatatttaatgtatttagatttgtcatttaattctaatatacaattaaatgcaAGTATTTTAAAGGAAGCTAAGTTATTAGAAACATTAATTTTGTCAGGTTCCATGTCAAATAGAACATTGAAAGAATTCGGTGATATTTCTCAATTGACCAATTTAGAAGTTTCacattcttatattaataacttaagtaatattggcttaaataaaattgaaaaattacagTTTCTGGATTTAAGTTACAATAATATGACTCAGTTAGAAACTGGTGTATTTGCGGGCATGGatgaaatatatagtattgatATAAGTTACAATCAATTAAACATTATAGAACCTGGTGTATTTAAGGATAATCACATGCTTAATTCACTTAATATTTCgcacaataatttattagtaataagcTATGGTGTACTCCATGGCTTGATTGGTTTAAGAGTCCTTGATATatcctataattttataagtgacTTAGAAGCCGAACGGTTTTATGCAGTGGCAAACTTAGAAGAACTTATTGTAGATCATAATAGAATTACAGATATTTCCATTGAAAAATTCGGCAGTAcaaccataaaaaaattaagcatcgGTGATAATCCACTGTCATGTGATaaagtatacaatttaataaaacatagcgTCAAGCCGTTGGTTATTACTGCTTTAAGATAcgttaaaattaaagaagaaaACCTATTTGGTATAACTTGTATACCAAATCAAAAATACTCATTGTACAAAAATGCAAACATTAGTCAAAAAACACAtggagataataattttaatgtattaactgAAATAAGAGATattcttctaaatttaaatgttgataaagGTCGAAGTGAAGAAAGAAAAccaaaaaatgataatatatataatgacacACAATTATTAAAAGTCTTGAGCATAGATTATGCAACTAAAATCACTGAATTGAGTAATGGAACTttagaattaaatgaaaaacaggaaaatacgaataaattacTGGATAGAATATTAAAGGTAGTTGTTGCAATGAATTCACTTAATAGGAGGATATCTGCACCAGTTGAATTTAATGTAACATCTGAAAATttcgttaattatataaatcagttAAGACAAGATTTCGACAATGCCATGATAttagataaagaaaaaatactcgCTGAAGTAgacaaaagaataatattaataaataagcgtATTGAGTCAGTAATAACGGGAATCCCATCAGTACCTCAAAATGAAAAAATGACTTCCAATATCGAACCTAAATCATCGATTTTTGTAGAAACGTGTGTTGCTTTCATTCTTTTGATTTTAGTTTGTATAGTTTTGTATAAGGCTTATAAGTCCAGATTTTATGTTCCTCGTAGAAGATCCATCAGTACTAGAAACATATCTGATGCTATGGATACatctaatgtttaa
- the LOC113401020 gene encoding leucine-rich repeats and immunoglobulin-like domains protein 2, whose protein sequence is MKQVIIIILILIASTTVLCYCPKDKIHGIKKCSYRIECIETIKDIRLDNECTGAANFDIKIDVTLRNATDSFNLKADTDFLSMITTLRMFGNWPRTDLPFLDSMHRLRNVYLTYSNMQKINDSPFRNLINLESIDLSHNSLSEIEEIFQFDIRPFKMRKLSLAFNLIEEVPGYTFEALTSLQELDLSHNLIKELSEEPFCNLTNLVVLRLNNNNILYLNGAMNNLTNLQHLYLRHNQIENIDMESLKTINHLQTFDISNNKIEILQPIIFSRHWDHFDDGSIFRIILSENQIVLLHNATDFYDRFKKKLLKNEVQLITQLDLSKNSISHIEYNAFHSIGRLASLDLSNNKLLSFNVNSEDLMYVKYLNLSCNSLNSLYYESFSLMHNLQNLDLSHNLMDYFPDQSLSNTYRLKNLNVTYNYIEEIHNLRITFHSEGGVLDLSNNGLSTIYIPVDEALGLTELILSSNNISDAYLIRLADQRNLTKLDMSKNFIQELDESSLQLPNSIVCLDLSFNDIRVIGPSAFHRVNQLKTLRLSHNRIKSIEFGVFRGLTELLNLDLSYNEIELLDSKVFMDLKFLSVLSLRHNGLNFIDRDSWLTHKYNLKVYLDDNQLSCDWLAKALSDFNNGYSKMYPTVLVSTISGHSIEGIPCKQEVGFISDPQAKYMIDERLLITSQKILKAVQDQTSFLNKFVLRSYRHGADPDLVK, encoded by the exons ATGAAGCaag ttataATCATAATTCTAATACTGATCGCATCGACAACTGTCCTCTGCTACTGTCCGAAAGATAAGATACatggaattaaaaaatgttcCTATCGAATTGAATGTATTGAAACAATAAAGGACATAAGGCTCGACAATGAATGCACGGGTGCCGCCAACTTTGACATTAAGATAGACGTCACTCTTCGAAATGCTACAGACAGCTTCAATCTCAAGGCAGACACTGATTTTCTTTCCATGATTACAACCCTGAGAATGTTTGGTAATTGGCCACGAACCGATCTACCATTTTTGGATAGCATGCATCGCCTCAGAAACGTATACCTTACTTATAGCAACATGCAAAAGATAAACGATAGCCCATTTCGAAATCTTATCAATTTAGAAAGTATTGATCTATCTCACAATAGCCTATCTGAAATCGAAGAAATCTTTCAATTTGATATACGTCCATTTAAAATGCGTAAATTATCACTGGCATTCAATTTGATAGAAGAAGTGCCTGGTTATACATTTGAAGCTCTTACAAGTCTACAAGAATTAGATCTgtctcataatttaattaaagaattaagtGAGGAGCCGTTTTGCAATCTAACCAATCTAGTTGTTCTGAGACTgaacaacaacaatattttatatcttaacgGTGCTATGAACAATTTAACAAATCTGCAACATTTATACTTGAGGCATAATCAGATCGAAAATATTGATATGGAatctttgaaaacaattaaccATTTACAAACATTcgatatttctaataataaaatagaaattctACAACCTATAATATTTTCAAGGCACTGGGATCACTTTGACGATGGATCAATTTTCAGAATCATTTTATCAGAAAATCAAATTGTCTTGCTGCATAATGCTACCGATTTTTATGATAGAttcaaaaaaaagttattaaaaaatgaagtcCAGCTAATAACTCAGCTGGATTTATCTAAGAACTCCATAAGCCACATCGAATACAACGCCTTTCATTCAATCGGTCGACTTGCTTCATtggatttatcaaataataaactattgagTTTCAACGTAAACTCAGAGGATCTCATgtacgttaaatatttaaatttgagttgCAATTCATTAAATAGTTTGTACTACGAAAGTTTCTCACTGATGCATAATTTGCAAAACTTGGATTTATCGCACAATTTAATGGATTATTTCCCGGATCAATCACTATCAAATACTTATAggttaaaaaatcttaatgtgacttataattatatcgaaGAAATCCATAACCTGAGGATAACTTTTCATTCTGAAGGCGGAGTCTTGGATCTCTCAAACAATGGCTTATCAACCATATATATACCTGTAGATGAGGCGTTAGGATTGACTGAACTTATTCTCAGCTCTAATAACATATCAGAtgcatatttaataagattagcGGACCAACGCAATCTCACAAAACTGGATATGAGTAAGAACTTTATTCAAGAATTAGATGAATCGTCTTTACAATTACCTAATTCTATTGTATGTTTGGATTTAAGTTTTAATGATATCCGAGTCATTGGCCCGTCGGCATTTCATCGCGTCAATCAATTGAAAACACTAAGATTATCTCACAATCGAATAAAATCGATCGAGTTTGGTGTTTTCCGGGGATTAACTGAGCTATTGAACTTGGATCTGTCCTATAATGAAATCGAACTGTTAGATTCAAAGGTTTTTAtggatttaaagtttttaagcgTGCTGTCTTTGCGGCACAATGGTTTAAATTTCATTGATCGTGACAGCTGGCTAacacataaatacaatttaaaagtttatttggaTGACAATCAACTTTCTTGTGATTGGCTCGCGAAGGCATTATCTGACTTCAACAACGGATATTCGAAGATGTATCCAACTGTTTTAGTTTCAACTATAAGTGGACATTCGATAGAAGGGATTCCGTGTAAACAAGAAGTAGGATTTATATCAGATCCTCAAGCAAAATATATGATAGATGAAAGGCTTTTGATTACTAGTCAGAAGATTCTAAAAGCTGTGCAAGATCAGACATCGTTTTTGAATAAGTTTGTATTGCGTTCATATCGCCATGGTGCTGATCCAGATCTTGTTAAATAA